A region from the Nodosilinea sp. FACHB-141 genome encodes:
- a CDS encoding metal ABC transporter permease, protein MSPDLALLNGLTEPLQYAFMQRSLAVAIMVGIICSVVGSYLMVQRLALLGDAISHSVLPGLAIAFLLGVNIFIGAFIAGVLSTVIIGWIHTRSPIKEDAAMGLVFSAFFALGITLITTIQKDNKIDLNHFLFGNILGVTAGEVRDTAIIAALVLLVVVLLYKELLFYSFDPLGAKASGLPTGLLHAGLMVLIALTVVASMKVVGVILVLSLLIAPGATAYLLVPRLHQVMLLGAGVGVFSSVSGMYLSYYLNLPSGPAIVMVVSTLFALAFLFSPRHGVLMGPKRWPFRVSR, encoded by the coding sequence ATGTCGCCTGATCTGGCATTGCTGAACGGGCTGACTGAGCCATTGCAGTACGCCTTTATGCAGCGATCCCTAGCGGTGGCGATCATGGTGGGGATCATTTGCTCAGTGGTAGGCAGCTACCTGATGGTGCAGCGATTGGCTCTGCTGGGCGACGCCATTAGCCACTCGGTACTGCCGGGGCTGGCGATCGCATTCTTGCTAGGCGTCAATATTTTTATCGGTGCCTTTATCGCTGGGGTACTCAGCACCGTGATAATTGGCTGGATTCACACGCGATCGCCCATCAAAGAAGACGCCGCTATGGGACTTGTCTTTTCGGCCTTTTTTGCCCTGGGCATAACGCTAATCACCACTATCCAAAAAGACAACAAGATTGACCTTAACCACTTTCTCTTTGGCAACATTTTGGGCGTAACGGCCGGAGAAGTGCGCGATACGGCCATTATTGCCGCCTTAGTGCTCCTGGTCGTGGTTCTGCTCTACAAAGAGCTACTGTTCTATAGCTTTGACCCCCTCGGAGCCAAGGCCAGCGGCCTGCCTACGGGGCTGCTCCACGCCGGGCTAATGGTGCTGATTGCCCTCACCGTTGTGGCTAGCATGAAGGTGGTGGGGGTGATTCTGGTGCTTTCGCTGCTGATTGCGCCAGGAGCCACCGCCTACCTGCTGGTACCCCGTTTGCACCAGGTAATGCTGCTGGGCGCAGGGGTAGGGGTATTTTCGAGCGTCAGCGGCATGTACCTGAGCTATTACCTCAACCTGCCCTCCGGCCCGGCCATTGTGATGGTGGTATCGACGTTGTTTGCCTTAGCGTTTTTGTTTAGCCCCCGTCATGGGGTGCTGATGGGCCCAAAGCGATGGCCCTTTAGGGTCAGTCGTTAA
- a CDS encoding metal ABC transporter ATP-binding protein, whose protein sequence is MAPAPYITIDHLSVNYRDVQALRNINLTLRPGKLVGVFGPNGAGKSTLIKAMLGLMPLVTGRVTYGEDTLAHQLDRVAYVPQRSQIDWTFPATVWDVVMMGRVQKTGWFKRFSTISHQIAKEALERVGMAEFCDRPIGALSGGQQQRVFLARALAQEADIFCFDEPFVGVDQKTEDVIYKIFRELAAAGKIVLVVNHDLGESIMNFDQLILLNKELIATGPRDWVLTRDNMTRAYGGHVGFFGHVA, encoded by the coding sequence ATGGCTCCTGCTCCTTACATCACCATCGATCACCTAAGCGTCAACTACCGCGATGTGCAGGCCCTGCGCAACATCAACCTCACCCTGCGCCCCGGCAAGCTGGTGGGCGTCTTTGGCCCCAACGGTGCGGGCAAAAGCACACTGATCAAAGCCATGCTAGGGCTGATGCCATTGGTTACTGGACGCGTCACCTATGGCGAGGACACCTTGGCTCACCAGCTCGATCGGGTAGCTTACGTGCCCCAGCGATCGCAGATCGACTGGACGTTTCCCGCCACCGTATGGGACGTAGTGATGATGGGCCGGGTGCAAAAAACCGGCTGGTTTAAGCGGTTTTCGACCATTAGCCACCAAATTGCCAAAGAAGCCCTAGAACGGGTGGGTATGGCTGAGTTTTGTGATCGCCCCATTGGAGCTCTTTCTGGCGGGCAGCAGCAGCGAGTGTTTTTGGCTCGCGCTCTGGCTCAGGAAGCCGACATCTTCTGCTTTGACGAGCCCTTTGTCGGAGTCGATCAAAAGACTGAGGATGTGATTTACAAAATTTTCCGCGAGCTGGCCGCCGCAGGCAAAATCGTTCTGGTCGTAAACCACGACCTGGGCGAGTCGATTATGAACTTTGACCAGCTCATTCTTTTGAACAAAGAACTAATTGCCACTGGCCCCCGTGACTGGGTACTCACCCGCGACAACATGACCCGAGCCTATGGCGGCCACGTAGGCTTCTTTGGCCATGTCGCCTGA